In Aegilops tauschii subsp. strangulata cultivar AL8/78 chromosome 3, Aet v6.0, whole genome shotgun sequence, one genomic interval encodes:
- the LOC123497499 gene encoding uncharacterized protein has protein sequence MSRSVEAALREDIRSPVDALIKKTKTKFAVDVSRSVAYRARRKAVDVVQGDHKQQYLRLRDYLQAVLDTNPGSRCIVTTFEDPENPTPTPRFKYMFYCLAASKEGFLNGCRPFIGLDGCFIKLTTGQQILAATGRDGNNNIYPIAFGVVDKEDGESWNWFLTQLRCCIGSGNKFGTYTIMSDRQKGLLKAINEVFPDSPQRYCLRHIYANFQSAGFRGQELKKYLVVNNLSEVFNKMILDVRAKPIRTMFEGIRTKQMIKRQQTREKLQISRWTITPTYSEILEENKQYAKYCQADRAGPTIWQVTSKEKQYCVDMEGYTCDCKRWNMTGVPCSQGISVLTKQKLHPEDYVNDFFKKPLYLETYKEIIYPIPGPDFWPHTNTPDIEPPVFKEKAGRKQTARRKGEFEVPAPRDTSRMGTITCGNCGLEGHKKTGQSMHLLQYKLQEHQPLVQEHQLLLHQHQHHMQEHQLLLHLHQLLLQQLKGVGLQVEGEARDSVHQDLLLQLQMFWLLGEVVDEQDEVARAERRANHRAQAQERRQRIAAMIMAEQNQNDVKQFKEVFPEGTNITDELIIW, from the exons ATGTCAAGGTCAGTAGAGGCAGCATTGAGAGAAGACATTAGATCTCCTgtggatgcattaattaagaAGACCAAGACTAAGTTTGCAGTGGATGTATCAAGAAGTGTGGCATATAGGGCAAGGAGGAAGGCTGTTGATGTAGTTCAAGGTGACCACAAGCAGCAGTACTTGAGGCTCAGGGATTATCTTCAAGCAGTTCTTGACACAAACCCAGGTAGCAGGTGTATAGTAACAACATTTGAAGATCCAGAGAACCCAACACCTACTCCTAGATTCAAGTATATGTTCTATTGTTTAGCAGCTTCAAAGGAAGGTTTCCTTAATGGTTGCAGACCATTTATAGGTCTTGATGGATGCTTCATCAAGTTAACCACTGGACAGCAAATTCTTGCAGCCACAGGAAGGGATGGAAACAACAATATTTATCCAATAGCTTTTGGTGTGGTTGACAAGGAAGATGGTGAAAGTTGGAATTGGTTTTTAACTCAACTGAGATGTTGCATTGGCAGTGGCAACAAATTTGGAACATACACTATCATGTCTGACAGGCAAAAG GGCTTGCTTAAGGCAATAAATGAGGTATTCCCTGATTCACCTCAAAGGTATTGTCTTAGGCACATATATGCAAATTTTCAATCTGCTGGATTTAGAGGCCAGGAGCTAAAGAAGT ATTTAGTTGTGAACAATCTAAGTGAAGTCTTCAACAAGATGATACTGGATGTTAGGGCCAAACCAATAAGGACAATGTTTGAAGGGATTAGGACCAAGCAAATGATCAAGAGGCAACAAACTAGGGAGAAGTTACAGATTAGCAGGTGGACAATCACACCAACCTACTCAGAGATTTTAGAAGAGAACAAGCAGTATGCCAAGTATTGTCAGGCTGACAGAGCTGGTCCAACAATTTGGCAAGTTACTAGCAAAGAAAAACAGTATTGTGTGGACATGGAAGGGTATACATGTGACTGCAAGAGATGGAACATGACTGGTGTACCTTGCAGTCAAGGCATATCTGTACTGACAAAGCAAAAGCTGCatcctgaggactatgtcaatgACTTTTTCAAGAAGCCACTTTATTTGGAGACATACAAAGAAATTATATACCCTATTCCTGGTCCAGATTTCTGGCCTCATACAAACACTCCAGACATTGAACCTCCTGTGTTCAAAGAAAAGGCAGGCAGAAAACAAACTGCAAGGAGGAAAGGAGAGTTTGAAGTTCCTGCCCCAAGAGACACCAGTAGGATGGGAACAATTACCTGTGGAAATTGTGGGTTGGAAGGACACAA GAAAACAGGGCAGTCTATGCACCTGCTCCAGTACAAACTCCAAGAGCACCAGCCCCTAGTGCAAGAGCACCAGCTCCTGCTGCATCAGCACCAGCACCACATGCAAGAGCACCAGCTCCTGCTGCATCTGCACCAGCTCCTCCTACAACAGCTAAAAGGGGTAGGCCTGCAGGTGGAGGGAGAGGCAAGGGATTCAGTGCACCAAGATCTGTTGCTACAACTTCAGATGTTTTGGCTG TTAGGAGAGGTAGTTGATGAACAAGACGAGGTTGCTAGGGCTGAAAGGAGGGCCAACCATCGAGCACAGGCACAGGAGCGACGCCAGAGGATTGCTGCCATGATTATGGCGGAACAGAACCAGAATGACGTGAAGCAGTTCAAGGAGGTGTTCCCAGAAGGAACCAACATCACAGATGAACTAATCATCTGGTGA
- the LOC109754111 gene encoding fasciclin-like arabinogalactan protein 10 — translation MASKVLLAILLLAAATPASLAAIDVAQMLADKPQYATFLRLLKETKVADDVSRLKSASVLVVPEKAVKPLLAVPAAKQRTILQHHVLIKYFDPIQLGEMKTNVAKLQTMLSNTDKDMGTIDYSKDKDGQMYLRSPGADSVAKLVKVVAARPFTVSIMEISAPLLCPKLLGPGAAGAAAGRPKGKGKGKGKIKTMSAEDGAAAAAPTA, via the coding sequence ATGGCGTCCAAAGTCCTTCTTGcaatcctcctcctcgccgcggcGACGCCAGCGTCGCTGGCTGCCATCGATGTGGCGCAGATGCTCGCTGACAAGCCCCAGTACGCGACCTTCCTGAGGCTCCTGAAGGAGACAAAGGTCGCCGATGACGTGAGCCGGCTCAAGTCGGCTTCCGTGCTGGTCGTCCCCGAGAAGGCCGTAAAGCCACTCTTGGCGGTGCCGGCCGCCAAGCAGCGGACGATCCTCCAGCATCATGTCCTCATCAAGTATTTCGACCCCATCCAGCTGGGCGAGATGAAGACCAACGTTGCCAAGCTCCAGACCATGCTCTCCAACACAGATAAGGACATGGGCACCATCGACTACTCCAAGGACAAGGACGGCCAGATGTACCTACGCTCCCCAGGCGCCGATAGTGTCGCCAAGCTCGTCAAGGTCGTCGCCGCGCGCCCCTTCACCGTCTCCATCATGGAGATCAGTGCGCCGCTCTTGTGCCCCAAGCTACTCGGCCCTGGCGCCGCCGGCGCTGCCGCTGGGAGGCCCAAGGGGAAGgggaagggcaagggcaagatcAAAACCATGTCCGCTGAGGATggggccgccgccgctgctccgaCGGCCTGA